A single genomic interval of Ruminococcus sp. NK3A76 harbors:
- a CDS encoding phosphotransferase has protein sequence MELKKFIAEGDIYDVYEDDDRSIRVYKKPEYKEKCLYAALTHARCETTMVNTDIKVPVLHEVGVVDGKWAISHDWIKGKTLSQLMAENPDKMDTYITRMIDIQMEIHAQFMPLLSKLKDKMARQIKSIGQIDEIKKYELLTRLDSMPKHIKLCHGSFEPKNIIFNDEGTYVINWSNARQGNASADVARTYMLLCLHHPEIADKYLDKYCLMSGTSKMYVQQWLPIVAAAQLIKNKPEEKELLMRWIDVVDYS, from the coding sequence ATGGAGCTTAAAAAATTCATCGCTGAGGGCGATATCTATGATGTTTATGAAGATGACGACAGATCTATAAGGGTGTATAAAAAGCCCGAGTATAAAGAGAAGTGCCTTTATGCAGCTCTTACTCATGCAAGATGTGAGACTACAATGGTAAATACTGATATCAAGGTGCCTGTTCTGCATGAGGTCGGCGTAGTTGACGGTAAATGGGCTATCTCGCATGACTGGATAAAGGGTAAGACCCTTTCTCAGCTCATGGCTGAAAACCCTGATAAGATGGATACCTATATCACCCGTATGATAGATATCCAGATGGAGATACACGCACAGTTCATGCCGCTTCTTTCAAAGCTCAAGGATAAAATGGCAAGACAGATAAAGAGCATAGGCCAGATAGACGAGATAAAAAAATATGAGCTTCTTACCCGCCTTGACTCTATGCCTAAGCATATCAAGCTCTGCCACGGCAGCTTCGAGCCTAAGAATATCATTTTCAATGATGAGGGTACTTATGTTATCAACTGGTCTAACGCAAGACAGGGCAACGCATCTGCTGATGTCGCAAGGACATATATGCTGCTCTGCCTCCACCACCCGGAGATAGCTGATAAATACCTTGATAAGTATTGCCTTATGAGCGGTACTTCCAAGATGTATGTACAGCAGTGGCTGCCTATCGTTGCTGCTGCACAGCTTATAAAGAACAAGCCCGAGGAGAAGGAGCTGCTTATGCGCTGGATAGATGTTGTAGATTATTCGTAA
- a CDS encoding GDSL-type esterase/lipase family protein — MAEFAVKGNNYRFKKLFEKAGRGEDITVGFLGGSITMGCNASDESKRYVNRIFAHFQEMFPKSEMTLVNGGIGATTSQFGAARLYDDVLRFDPDIVFVEFSVNDDNNDKHFQETYESCLRKILTYKTEPACMVINNLFYDTGFNAQEIHNEAAAYYGVPAVSVRDYDWPRLQSGELKRDDLTADGLHPNDKGMEIIAMLVNDALDEIASEPADEPAEFPKKPLTKARYDNAKRFDNRNFTPEIKGFTADSKPQRDITDIFKNGWFSTENGASFKAEVEAAVICVQWRRTIKRPAPVALAIIDGDEKNAVTLDANFEEDWGDLICLTKVFEADKPSKHTVEIRVTDQPDNNVPFYLVSLITA, encoded by the coding sequence ATGGCAGAATTCGCTGTTAAGGGAAATAATTACCGCTTTAAAAAGCTGTTTGAAAAGGCAGGCAGGGGAGAGGATATCACAGTCGGCTTCCTCGGCGGCTCGATAACTATGGGCTGTAATGCAAGTGATGAGAGCAAAAGATATGTAAACCGTATATTTGCCCATTTTCAGGAGATGTTCCCAAAGTCAGAAATGACCCTCGTAAACGGCGGTATAGGCGCTACCACATCTCAGTTCGGCGCAGCAAGACTTTATGACGATGTGCTCAGATTTGACCCCGATATCGTGTTTGTTGAGTTCTCGGTAAACGATGATAATAACGATAAGCACTTTCAGGAGACATATGAGAGCTGCCTGAGAAAGATACTTACCTATAAGACCGAGCCTGCTTGTATGGTCATCAATAACCTTTTCTATGATACAGGCTTTAATGCTCAGGAGATACATAATGAGGCGGCGGCTTACTATGGTGTGCCTGCTGTCAGTGTGCGTGATTATGACTGGCCGAGGCTGCAAAGCGGCGAGCTTAAGCGTGATGACCTCACAGCCGATGGTCTTCACCCCAACGATAAGGGTATGGAGATAATCGCAATGCTTGTAAACGACGCACTTGATGAGATAGCTTCCGAGCCTGCCGATGAGCCTGCTGAGTTCCCCAAAAAGCCGCTTACCAAGGCAAGGTATGATAATGCAAAGCGTTTTGATAACAGAAACTTCACCCCCGAGATAAAAGGCTTCACAGCTGACTCCAAGCCGCAGAGGGATATCACCGATATCTTTAAAAACGGCTGGTTCTCGACCGAGAACGGTGCGTCATTCAAGGCCGAGGTCGAAGCTGCTGTCATATGCGTTCAGTGGCGCAGAACAATAAAACGCCCGGCACCTGTAGCCCTTGCGATAATCGACGGCGACGAGAAGAACGCTGTCACCTTGGACGCAAATTTCGAGGAGGATTGGGGCGATCTTATCTGCCTTACAAAGGTCTTCGAGGCAGACAAGCCTTCAAAGCATACAGTCGAGATAAGGGTCACAGATCAGCCTGATAATAATGTTCCGTTCTACCTTGTTTCTCTTATAACTGCATAA
- a CDS encoding glycoside hydrolase family 2 TIM barrel-domain containing protein: protein MKMREERLFCDGWQFAKCTLGTEYGSAEGFKAVDLPHDWLIYNTNDLYETSTGWYKRTLTVPEDGRRTSLRFDGVYMDSKVYVNGVQAFEWKYGYTPFEADLTDYLKAGENEIAVRVDYQSPNSRWYSGAGIYRKVTLKRYEQTHFLTDGVYVSAGTDGRVTVISQTERPEAETAEQLSVKTTIYSQSGGEREEAAAVTNSCNAFDKKALPAEIVRDGFKYTQNTQVLSISEPKLWSVADPQLYILKAELYKGEELIDTYECEFGFRSAEFTTDKGFLLNGRRLKIHGSCEHHDLGALGAAFNKHAMKRKLLKLRDMGINAIRTSHNPPAEEMLELCDRMGFLVLDEGFDMWERSKTEFDYARFFPEWIDKDICSWVRRDRNHPCVIGWSIGNEIYDTHASERGQEITSMLAALVRKHDPLSNGVVTIGSNFMQWEGAQKCADILKTAGYNYAERLYDKQHAEHPDWAIYGSETSSVVQSRGIYHFPLEEAILCDDDEQCSALGNSAPAWAAKNTLACIIPDRDADYCAGQFIWTGFDYIGEPTPYSTKNSYFGQIDTAGFEKDSFYIFKAEWTDYKKKPFIHIYPYWDFNEGQDIDICVVSNAPFIRLFLNGVLIGEKALDHYHGKSLILNVKHKYEKGTLTAAAYDENGSEIARDEKCSFGDSYSLSLAADKMTAKADGEELFFIQITANDKNGIPVNNAVDRVNIQVSGEGRLVGLDNGDSTDYEQYKTSSRRLFSGKLLAIIAATKNAGWIKIKASSPGLEGAELELMTISCTPDEGISANSSISTYTPDFEKFGAETPVRKIELTGDRKTFDKEHDTLSFKTECKPGNATYKDDITYRLTTVSEIDTNIAEITEQSANGVTIRCKGDGEIYLRALCKNGKKKPSLISVLKLTADGLGQASFDAYKDIVGGLFTRGESVTTGIERGVSLNGKDAYAAFDNVDFGKHGSDRMILPIYMNRQTPVSFEIFDGTPESGELIGSYEYCKPSQWLTYNEPEVFALSKKLTGMHTISIRSSDGFEIRSISFKKPDVEFSEINACLYENIYGDSFTVGEGEITHIGNNVVIDYGEFDFTEKQPGRLIITGRSELDINSIHFKFTNNETALTLCEFKGSSEYTERAFDISGISGKGRVSFTFLPGTDFDLRSFRFE from the coding sequence ATGAAAATGAGAGAAGAAAGGCTTTTCTGTGACGGGTGGCAGTTTGCCAAATGCACGCTTGGAACAGAATACGGCAGCGCTGAGGGCTTTAAGGCTGTTGACCTGCCGCACGACTGGCTGATATATAACACCAACGACCTGTACGAGACATCTACAGGCTGGTATAAAAGAACGCTTACTGTCCCTGAGGACGGCAGGCGGACATCGCTGCGCTTTGACGGCGTGTATATGGACAGCAAGGTATATGTAAACGGCGTACAGGCTTTTGAATGGAAATACGGCTACACGCCTTTTGAAGCTGACCTGACCGACTACCTGAAAGCTGGAGAAAACGAGATAGCTGTAAGGGTAGACTATCAGTCGCCGAACTCACGCTGGTATTCGGGTGCAGGCATATACAGAAAAGTAACTCTCAAAAGATACGAACAGACACACTTCCTCACAGACGGAGTATATGTGAGCGCCGGCACAGACGGCAGGGTGACAGTCATTTCACAGACAGAGCGTCCTGAGGCTGAAACGGCAGAGCAGCTGAGCGTAAAGACGACAATATATTCACAATCCGGCGGCGAACGTGAGGAGGCAGCGGCTGTCACAAACAGCTGCAATGCATTTGACAAGAAAGCTCTCCCGGCTGAGATAGTAAGAGACGGTTTCAAATACACACAGAACACACAAGTCCTTAGCATAAGCGAGCCTAAGCTCTGGAGCGTTGCTGACCCGCAGCTCTACATATTAAAGGCCGAGCTTTACAAGGGCGAGGAGCTTATCGACACATATGAGTGCGAATTCGGCTTCAGAAGTGCTGAATTTACAACTGACAAGGGCTTTCTGCTAAACGGCAGGAGGCTGAAGATACACGGTTCCTGCGAGCACCACGACCTCGGCGCTCTCGGTGCTGCATTCAACAAACACGCCATGAAAAGAAAGCTTTTAAAGCTGCGTGACATGGGCATCAACGCCATCAGAACGAGCCACAACCCTCCTGCTGAGGAAATGCTTGAGCTTTGCGACAGAATGGGATTTCTTGTGCTTGACGAGGGCTTTGATATGTGGGAGCGAAGCAAGACAGAGTTTGACTATGCGAGGTTCTTCCCTGAATGGATAGACAAGGACATATGCTCATGGGTAAGGCGTGACAGGAACCACCCCTGCGTTATTGGCTGGAGCATAGGCAACGAGATATACGACACACACGCAAGCGAGCGTGGGCAGGAGATAACCTCGATGCTCGCAGCACTTGTAAGAAAGCATGACCCACTCTCAAACGGCGTGGTGACTATCGGCTCGAACTTCATGCAATGGGAAGGCGCTCAGAAGTGCGCTGACATATTAAAGACTGCCGGCTACAACTATGCCGAAAGGCTTTATGACAAGCAGCACGCAGAGCACCCTGACTGGGCGATATACGGTTCTGAGACATCGTCTGTAGTACAGAGCAGAGGGATATATCACTTCCCTCTTGAAGAAGCTATACTCTGTGACGACGACGAGCAGTGCTCGGCTCTTGGCAATTCAGCGCCTGCATGGGCTGCAAAGAACACGCTTGCCTGCATAATACCTGACAGGGACGCTGATTACTGCGCAGGACAGTTTATATGGACAGGCTTTGACTACATTGGCGAGCCGACACCCTATTCAACAAAGAACAGCTACTTCGGGCAGATAGACACGGCAGGCTTTGAGAAGGACAGCTTCTACATATTCAAGGCCGAGTGGACTGACTACAAGAAAAAGCCGTTTATACACATATACCCCTACTGGGATTTCAACGAGGGGCAGGACATTGACATATGCGTAGTATCAAATGCGCCGTTCATAAGGCTATTCCTTAACGGTGTGCTTATCGGCGAAAAGGCGCTCGACCACTATCACGGAAAGAGCCTGATACTCAACGTCAAGCACAAATACGAAAAGGGTACGCTCACGGCTGCTGCATATGACGAAAACGGAAGTGAGATAGCAAGAGACGAGAAATGCAGCTTCGGCGACTCGTATTCGCTTTCACTTGCAGCTGACAAGATGACAGCAAAGGCTGACGGCGAGGAGCTGTTCTTCATACAGATCACTGCTAATGACAAGAACGGCATACCTGTAAACAATGCAGTTGACCGTGTGAATATCCAGGTCAGCGGCGAGGGCAGGCTCGTAGGTCTTGACAACGGTGATTCGACCGATTACGAGCAATACAAGACATCATCAAGGAGATTATTCTCAGGCAAGCTGCTTGCCATAATCGCAGCAACAAAGAATGCAGGCTGGATAAAGATAAAGGCTTCATCACCCGGACTGGAGGGTGCAGAGCTTGAGCTCATGACGATATCCTGCACACCTGACGAGGGGATATCCGCAAACAGCAGTATAAGCACTTACACACCGGACTTTGAAAAGTTTGGTGCTGAGACACCTGTAAGAAAGATAGAGCTGACCGGCGATAGAAAGACATTTGACAAGGAGCATGACACACTCAGCTTTAAGACAGAATGCAAGCCTGGCAATGCCACATACAAGGACGACATAACCTATCGCCTGACGACCGTTTCGGAAATAGACACGAACATCGCAGAAATAACAGAGCAGTCGGCAAACGGTGTGACTATCAGGTGCAAGGGCGACGGCGAGATATATCTCAGAGCACTTTGCAAAAACGGAAAGAAGAAGCCCTCGCTGATAAGCGTGCTTAAGCTCACGGCAGACGGGCTTGGCCAGGCATCGTTCGATGCATACAAAGACATCGTGGGCGGTCTTTTCACAAGAGGTGAAAGCGTTACAACAGGCATCGAGAGGGGCGTAAGCCTCAACGGGAAAGATGCTTATGCGGCATTTGACAATGTAGACTTCGGCAAGCACGGAAGTGACAGGATGATCCTTCCGATATACATGAACAGGCAGACGCCTGTAAGCTTTGAGATATTTGACGGTACACCCGAAAGCGGCGAGCTGATAGGCTCATACGAATACTGCAAGCCTTCACAATGGCTGACATACAACGAGCCGGAGGTATTTGCACTTTCAAAGAAGCTGACCGGTATGCACACGATAAGCATACGTTCGTCAGACGGTTTTGAGATAAGAAGCATCAGCTTTAAAAAGCCTGATGTTGAATTCTCAGAGATAAACGCTTGTCTTTATGAAAACATATACGGCGACAGCTTTACTGTCGGCGAGGGTGAGATAACACACATCGGAAACAATGTCGTTATCGACTACGGCGAGTTTGACTTCACAGAGAAGCAGCCGGGCAGGCTTATCATCACAGGCCGCTCGGAGCTTGACATAAACTCGATTCACTTCAAGTTCACCAATAACGAGACAGCGCTGACTCTTTGCGAATTCAAGGGCAGCAGCGAATACACCGAGAGGGCATTTGACATAAGCGGCATAAGCGGCAAGGGCAGAGTTTCGTTCACTTTCCTGCCGGGAACCGACTTTGACCTCAGGTCATTCAGATTTGAATAA